One Gemmatimonadales bacterium genomic region harbors:
- a CDS encoding diguanylate cyclase has product MSPAQKLLVADDDPVLSRTLWWILRENGYDVTTVPGGENLLEHLAAESYDLLLLDIMMPKVDGLQLLERVKTDERFKDLPVLMISSMPPEEATVRSFGLGASDFIPKPFKTKELLARVQAHLRARRELSEARAEARTRSEMVDIMQEVATSLKPDEIYAVLVRRVAQALNISRCSIILAGPGEGGATVVGAYENPMLRNLPVDLRRYPEIRQCLETGEVVLARDVCTDPLYREVRDAWEAEGQRVPTRSAICIRFPLKGQPAGVFFLRTTGDDSPLTESDLEFAEQVIRSAVTALETAYDLEHAVAGQEEMRQLAETDPLTAVYNRRALMEKLEQEMDRAARYATRLTCMMIDIDNFKQINDSHGHLVGDKVLRQLAALLRREQRSVDIVARYGGEEFVVLLPETTVAESRNFAERILKRVATHDFGEAGRAVRVTISIGLASFPDERISDGQSLLKLADNHLYRAKNDGRNRFRD; this is encoded by the coding sequence ATGAGCCCCGCACAGAAACTGCTGGTTGCCGACGACGACCCGGTCCTCTCCCGCACGCTCTGGTGGATTCTGCGGGAGAACGGCTACGACGTGACCACCGTGCCCGGCGGCGAAAACCTGCTGGAGCACCTCGCGGCCGAGTCGTACGACCTGCTGCTGCTCGACATCATGATGCCCAAGGTGGACGGGCTTCAGCTCCTCGAGCGGGTAAAGACCGACGAGCGATTCAAGGACCTCCCGGTCCTCATGATCTCGTCCATGCCGCCGGAGGAGGCCACCGTCCGCTCCTTCGGTCTCGGCGCCAGCGACTTCATCCCCAAGCCATTCAAGACCAAAGAGCTGCTGGCCCGGGTGCAGGCGCACCTCCGGGCGAGGCGCGAGTTGAGCGAAGCCCGCGCCGAGGCCCGCACCCGCTCCGAGATGGTGGACATCATGCAGGAGGTGGCCACCTCGCTCAAGCCGGACGAGATCTACGCGGTCCTGGTGCGCCGGGTGGCACAGGCGCTCAACATCTCGCGTTGCTCGATCATCCTCGCCGGTCCGGGCGAAGGGGGCGCCACGGTCGTCGGCGCCTACGAAAATCCGATGCTGCGAAACCTTCCGGTGGACCTCCGGCGGTACCCGGAGATCCGGCAATGCCTGGAGACCGGCGAGGTGGTGCTCGCGCGGGATGTCTGCACCGACCCGCTGTATCGCGAGGTGCGTGACGCGTGGGAGGCCGAGGGGCAGCGCGTGCCGACCCGCTCGGCCATCTGCATCCGCTTTCCGCTCAAAGGCCAGCCGGCCGGCGTCTTCTTCCTCCGCACCACGGGTGATGACTCGCCACTCACCGAATCCGATCTCGAGTTCGCCGAGCAGGTGATCCGCTCCGCGGTGACCGCGCTGGAAACGGCGTACGATCTGGAGCACGCCGTCGCCGGCCAGGAGGAGATGCGGCAGCTCGCCGAGACCGATCCGCTCACGGCGGTCTACAACCGCCGCGCGCTCATGGAGAAGCTCGAGCAGGAAATGGATCGCGCGGCCCGATACGCCACGCGGCTCACCTGCATGATGATCGACATCGACAACTTCAAGCAGATCAACGACAGCCACGGGCACCTGGTGGGCGACAAGGTGCTGCGGCAGCTCGCGGCGCTGCTCCGCCGCGAGCAGCGCTCGGTGGACATCGTGGCGCGCTATGGCGGCGAGGAGTTCGTGGTCCTGCTGCCGGAGACCACGGTGGCCGAGTCGCGCAACTTTGCCGAGCGCATCCTCAAGCGGGTGGCCACGCACGATTTTGGCGAGGCGGGGCGGGCGGTGCGGGTCACCATCAGCATCGGACTCGCGTCCTTCCCCGACGAGCGCATCTCGGATGGCCAGTCACTCCTCAAATTGGCCGACAACCACCTCTACCGCGCCAAGAACGACGGCCGCAATCGGTTCCGCGATTGA
- a CDS encoding sigma-70 family RNA polymerase sigma factor — translation MDDRILIARVLAGDASAERELYDRYVDRIFRLVYRLAGDMDRAQDYTQETFIRAFARLAEFRGESSLSTWLCAIATSVGLNGLRRTKRREVREVVMDQAELPDLAERAPDPDLKARLHQAIDALPERYRAVFVMHDVEGYTHEEIARALGTRPGTSKAQLFRARARLRQALADFATG, via the coding sequence GTGGACGACCGCATCCTGATCGCGCGCGTGCTGGCGGGAGACGCGAGCGCCGAACGCGAGCTCTACGATCGATACGTGGACCGGATCTTCCGCCTCGTATACCGGCTGGCGGGCGACATGGATCGTGCGCAGGACTACACCCAGGAGACCTTCATCCGAGCCTTCGCGCGGCTGGCCGAGTTCCGCGGCGAGTCCTCACTCTCGACCTGGCTCTGCGCGATCGCGACATCGGTAGGGCTCAATGGCCTGCGCCGGACCAAGCGGCGTGAGGTGCGGGAGGTCGTGATGGACCAGGCCGAGTTGCCCGACCTGGCGGAGCGCGCGCCGGACCCGGACCTCAAGGCCCGGCTGCACCAGGCGATCGACGCGCTGCCTGAGCGGTACCGCGCCGTGTTCGTGATGCACGACGTCGAGGGCTATACCCACGAGGAGATTGCCCGCGCTCTCGGTACCCGTCCCGGCACCTCGAAGGCGCAGCTCTTCCGGGCGCGCGCCCGGCTGCGCCAGGCGCTCGCCGATTTCGCGACCGGTTGA
- a CDS encoding HEAT repeat domain-containing protein, with the protein MRQTWSSAALAAAIGLGVAPGAPHGAAADMPVPLGVPTMAALLPSLRVAEPQAEAPQAEAPQAAEPRSEAPAPWLQGDPADTLYRAGRAALNARDYRRAADEFGRIVARYPKSGYAADALYWRAFALYRLGGQSDLHLALGSLRAQRDTYPKAATRGDAAALERRIQGELARRGDADAAQSIAEAARTIAETAAAGAENAAEATAAARADMAEAASELGRAGVAMGPGVVVVPRPPRAPRPPKAPKAPRSPRPPVVINGLGSDSRCAEYDDDIKVAALNALQQMDPARAAPILDKVLARRDSSSVCLRRKALFLVAQGQDSGAVDVLLRAARTDPDSEVRAQAVFWLSQVDTDRSVAALDSILRTTKDPEIQEKAVFALSQQGSPRAEKALQTYAGRDDVPEAARERAIFWLGQSGSEANTAFLRSLYGRLKNEELKKRVLFSVSQTGTPASGKWLVGIARNPAESLESRKQALFWAEQGGASTADLASIYTPQAGRELRGQVIFVLSQRGDSAAADKLIDIAKHDPDPELRKKAVFWLGQMDDPRIASVLQEILEQ; encoded by the coding sequence ATGCGACAGACCTGGAGCAGCGCGGCATTGGCGGCCGCCATCGGACTCGGGGTTGCGCCCGGAGCACCCCACGGGGCCGCCGCGGACATGCCGGTGCCGCTCGGTGTGCCGACCATGGCGGCGCTCCTCCCGTCGCTCCGGGTGGCGGAGCCGCAGGCGGAAGCGCCGCAGGCGGAAGCGCCGCAGGCGGCCGAGCCGCGGAGCGAGGCCCCGGCGCCCTGGTTGCAAGGCGATCCGGCGGATACGCTCTACCGGGCGGGACGCGCCGCGCTCAACGCGCGTGATTATCGCCGAGCCGCCGACGAGTTCGGGCGGATCGTGGCGCGCTACCCCAAGTCGGGCTACGCGGCCGACGCGCTCTACTGGCGTGCGTTTGCGCTCTACCGCCTGGGTGGTCAGTCCGACCTCCACCTGGCGCTCGGCTCGCTTCGAGCTCAGCGGGACACCTACCCCAAAGCCGCAACGCGCGGCGACGCCGCGGCGCTCGAGCGTCGCATCCAGGGCGAGCTCGCGCGGCGCGGCGATGCCGATGCCGCTCAGTCAATCGCCGAGGCCGCGCGGACCATCGCTGAGACTGCGGCCGCAGGCGCCGAGAATGCGGCCGAAGCGACGGCCGCGGCCAGGGCGGATATGGCAGAGGCGGCCTCCGAGCTCGGACGCGCCGGGGTCGCGATGGGGCCAGGGGTAGTCGTTGTTCCGCGGCCGCCTCGGGCCCCGCGACCACCGAAGGCGCCGAAGGCGCCGCGATCGCCCCGACCGCCCGTCGTGATCAATGGGCTCGGCAGCGACTCGCGCTGCGCCGAGTACGATGACGACATCAAGGTCGCCGCACTCAACGCGCTGCAGCAGATGGACCCGGCCCGCGCGGCACCGATCCTCGACAAGGTGCTGGCCCGGCGGGATTCGTCGTCGGTGTGCCTCCGGCGGAAGGCCTTGTTCCTCGTGGCGCAAGGTCAGGACAGCGGCGCCGTGGACGTACTCCTGCGCGCCGCGCGCACCGATCCCGATTCGGAGGTGCGCGCGCAGGCGGTGTTCTGGCTCTCCCAGGTGGACACCGATCGCTCGGTGGCGGCGCTCGATTCGATCCTGCGCACCACGAAGGACCCCGAGATCCAGGAGAAGGCGGTCTTCGCGCTGTCCCAGCAGGGTTCGCCCCGTGCGGAGAAGGCGCTCCAGACCTACGCGGGGCGCGACGATGTGCCCGAGGCCGCGCGGGAGCGCGCAATCTTCTGGCTGGGCCAGAGCGGCAGCGAGGCTAACACGGCGTTCCTGCGCTCGCTCTACGGCCGGCTCAAGAACGAAGAGCTCAAGAAGCGGGTGCTCTTCTCCGTCTCGCAGACCGGAACGCCTGCGAGCGGCAAATGGCTCGTCGGCATCGCTCGGAACCCGGCCGAGAGCCTCGAGTCGCGCAAGCAGGCGCTCTTCTGGGCGGAGCAGGGCGGCGCTTCCACCGCCGACCTCGCATCGATCTACACGCCGCAGGCGGGCCGCGAATTGCGCGGTCAGGTGATCTTCGTCCTGTCCCAACGCGGCGACAGCGCGGCGGCGGACAAGCTGATTGACATC
- the gyrA gene encoding DNA gyrase subunit A: protein MTAPNSRERILPRLIEEEMQQSFINYSMSVIVSRALPDVRDGLKPVHRRILYAMNELGLVPGRAYKKSATVVGDVLGKYHPHGDASVYDALVRMVQEFSLRYPLIDGQGNFGSVDGDPAAAYRYTEARLTRVAIAMLEDIDKNTVNFQPNFDDRLQEPTVLPSKIPNLLVNGSSGIAVGMATNIPPHNLREVAKAVEILIDNPDATISELRKAIKGPDFPTGAYIYGREGIKDAYENGRGRVVMRARAQIEEKESSGKSQIVVTEIPYQVNKENLVKSIAEMAMAKKIEGISGVNDESDKDGMRIVIELKRDAIPNVVLNQLYKHTAMQSTFGVIMLALDHGAPKVMNLKEILGRFVEHRHEIVVRRTQFDLEAAEAREHILEGLKIAVDNIDDVVAIIRQSKDVPDADARLRKRFGLSEKQSDAILNMRLAKLTGLEIEKLEAELKEVRATIKELKSILASRPKRMAILKDEMAEVAKDFGDDRRTEIVADQGEFTVEDLIAEEDMVITISHSGYIKRIPVSTYKRQRRGGRGLNGADLKENDWVEHLFIASTHDYLMFFTTRGQAYWLKVHEIPQASRAARGKPVVNCVAIKPDEQIAALVPVRDFTEDKCLIFATRGGTVKKTVLSAYGNVRTNGICAINVEKGDELIDVQVCDANSDVILGTRQGMSIRFHQGDVRDMGRATTGVKGIELDKDDAVIGMVVVRRDATILVVSEKGYGKRSELTEYRVQRRGGKGIITFKVTEKTGTIVALKEVIPEDELMMITRHGIIIRVPVNGIRVIGRNTQGVRVMHLDPGDAVVDVARVVKEDETGTEVVGDVEPEPAAE, encoded by the coding sequence ATGACCGCACCCAACTCGCGCGAACGCATCCTGCCCCGGCTCATCGAAGAGGAAATGCAGCAGTCGTTCATCAACTACTCGATGAGCGTCATCGTCTCCCGCGCCTTGCCGGACGTGCGTGACGGCCTGAAGCCGGTGCACCGCCGGATCCTTTACGCGATGAACGAGCTCGGCCTGGTGCCGGGCCGGGCGTACAAGAAGTCGGCGACGGTGGTCGGCGACGTGCTGGGCAAGTACCACCCGCACGGCGATGCGTCGGTTTACGACGCGCTCGTGCGCATGGTGCAAGAGTTCTCGCTGCGCTATCCGCTCATCGACGGCCAGGGCAACTTCGGCTCGGTTGACGGCGACCCCGCGGCGGCCTACCGATACACCGAGGCACGCCTCACGCGGGTCGCCATCGCGATGCTGGAGGACATCGACAAGAACACCGTCAACTTCCAGCCCAACTTCGACGACCGACTCCAGGAACCCACGGTCCTCCCGTCGAAGATCCCCAACCTCCTCGTCAACGGCTCGAGCGGCATCGCGGTGGGCATGGCCACCAACATTCCGCCGCACAACCTGCGCGAGGTGGCCAAGGCGGTCGAGATTCTGATCGACAACCCCGACGCGACCATCTCCGAGCTCAGGAAGGCGATCAAGGGTCCCGACTTCCCCACCGGCGCCTACATCTACGGCCGGGAGGGCATCAAGGACGCCTACGAGAACGGCCGCGGCCGCGTGGTCATGCGTGCCCGGGCGCAGATCGAGGAGAAGGAGTCGAGCGGCAAGTCGCAGATCGTGGTCACCGAGATCCCGTACCAGGTGAACAAGGAGAACCTGGTCAAGTCCATCGCCGAGATGGCGATGGCCAAGAAGATCGAGGGCATCTCGGGGGTGAACGACGAGTCGGACAAGGACGGCATGCGGATCGTGATCGAGCTCAAGCGCGACGCGATTCCCAACGTCGTGCTGAACCAGCTCTACAAGCACACCGCCATGCAGTCGACCTTCGGCGTCATCATGCTCGCCCTCGACCACGGCGCGCCCAAGGTGATGAACCTGAAGGAAATCCTCGGGCGCTTCGTCGAGCACCGGCACGAGATCGTGGTCCGCCGGACCCAGTTCGATCTCGAGGCGGCCGAGGCCCGCGAGCACATCCTCGAAGGGCTCAAGATCGCGGTCGATAACATCGACGACGTGGTCGCGATCATCCGGCAGTCGAAGGACGTGCCGGATGCTGATGCGCGGCTTCGCAAGCGGTTCGGCCTCTCCGAAAAGCAGAGCGACGCGATCCTCAACATGCGGCTCGCCAAGCTCACCGGGCTGGAGATCGAAAAGCTCGAGGCCGAGCTCAAGGAGGTGCGCGCCACGATCAAGGAGCTGAAGAGCATTCTCGCCTCGCGCCCCAAGCGGATGGCCATTCTCAAGGACGAGATGGCCGAGGTCGCCAAGGATTTCGGCGACGACCGCCGCACCGAGATCGTGGCCGACCAGGGCGAGTTCACGGTCGAGGATCTGATCGCCGAGGAAGATATGGTCATCACCATCTCCCACTCGGGCTACATCAAGCGGATTCCGGTCTCGACCTACAAGCGCCAACGGCGCGGCGGGCGCGGGCTCAACGGCGCCGACCTGAAGGAAAACGACTGGGTCGAGCACCTGTTCATCGCGAGCACGCACGACTACCTCATGTTCTTCACCACCCGGGGACAGGCGTACTGGCTCAAGGTGCACGAGATCCCGCAGGCGAGCCGCGCCGCGCGGGGCAAGCCGGTGGTGAACTGCGTCGCGATCAAGCCGGACGAGCAAATCGCGGCACTCGTGCCGGTGCGCGACTTCACCGAGGACAAGTGCCTCATCTTCGCCACCCGCGGCGGCACGGTGAAAAAGACGGTGCTCTCGGCCTACGGAAACGTCCGGACCAACGGCATCTGCGCCATCAACGTCGAGAAGGGCGACGAGCTGATCGATGTCCAGGTCTGCGATGCCAACAGCGACGTGATCCTCGGCACCCGGCAGGGCATGAGCATCCGGTTTCACCAGGGCGACGTGCGCGACATGGGCCGCGCCACGACCGGAGTGAAGGGCATCGAGCTGGACAAGGACGATGCGGTCATCGGCATGGTCGTCGTGCGGCGTGACGCCACGATCCTCGTCGTAAGCGAGAAGGGGTACGGCAAGCGGAGCGAACTCACCGAGTACCGGGTTCAGCGGCGGGGCGGGAAGGGGATCATCACCTTCAAGGTGACCGAAAAGACCGGCACCATCGTGGCACTCAAGGAAGTGATCCCCGAGGACGAGCTCATGATGATCACGCGCCACGGCATCATCATCCGCGTGCCGGTGAACGGCATTCGCGTCATCGGGCGCAACACCCAGGGGGTGCGGGTCATGCACCTCGATCCGGGCGACGCCGTGGTGGACGTGGCCCGCGTGGTGAAGGAAGACGAGACCGGGACCGAAGTGGTGGGCGACGTGGAGCCGGAGCCCGCCGCCGAGTGA
- a CDS encoding protein kinase, translated as MKNRRCPRCHAHYASPARFCTRDGTPLVEVDAGAGPRPASRVPPEQEAGGALDGGAESSAGAGPGARADAIYTSLTGQVLDGRYQITRRLGEGGMSYVYLAQAIGDGRAVAVKVLTPRLSRDPGSVERLRREASIAMRLDHPNVCPILRVGETPDGLLYLVMPYLEGEALSDVETRRGPLSPAEGIPLLVQMCRGLQHAHELQIVHRDLKPENIMLVPDRAAAEQPGAALRTRAVVMDFGLAKERRAGPEVVKLTATGIVLGTPEFMSPEQIRGKPLDGRSDVYSLGVLAFEMFTGRLPFSGKTAQEAMLARLKGGPQRLRAVRPELPSKLDAIIARALEIRPDDRYASMNEMSDALAGAGSTGVFARIFGR; from the coding sequence TTGAAGAATCGCCGCTGCCCGCGGTGTCACGCCCACTACGCTTCACCCGCCCGCTTCTGCACCCGCGACGGCACGCCGCTGGTCGAAGTGGACGCCGGCGCCGGGCCCCGCCCCGCATCGCGTGTCCCGCCTGAACAGGAGGCCGGGGGCGCACTGGACGGCGGGGCCGAATCGTCGGCCGGAGCCGGTCCTGGCGCGCGCGCCGACGCGATCTACACCAGCCTCACCGGGCAGGTGCTCGACGGCCGCTATCAGATAACCCGGCGCCTGGGCGAGGGCGGGATGTCGTACGTCTATCTGGCCCAAGCCATCGGGGACGGACGGGCAGTCGCGGTCAAGGTGTTGACGCCCCGGCTCTCGCGGGACCCCGGCTCGGTCGAGCGACTTCGGCGGGAAGCCTCGATCGCGATGCGGCTCGATCACCCGAACGTCTGCCCCATTCTCCGCGTCGGCGAGACGCCCGATGGTCTGCTCTATCTCGTCATGCCGTACCTCGAGGGCGAGGCGCTGAGCGACGTCGAGACCCGCCGCGGACCACTCTCGCCCGCCGAAGGGATTCCGCTGTTGGTCCAGATGTGCCGGGGCCTTCAACACGCCCACGAGCTGCAGATCGTCCATCGCGATCTCAAGCCGGAGAACATCATGCTGGTGCCGGACCGGGCGGCGGCCGAGCAGCCGGGTGCGGCGCTCCGCACCCGCGCGGTGGTCATGGACTTCGGGCTCGCCAAGGAGCGGCGCGCCGGCCCCGAGGTCGTCAAGCTCACGGCGACCGGGATCGTGCTCGGCACCCCGGAGTTCATGAGTCCCGAGCAGATCCGGGGCAAGCCGCTCGACGGGCGCAGCGACGTCTACTCGCTCGGCGTGCTCGCGTTCGAGATGTTCACCGGACGCTTGCCCTTTTCGGGCAAGACGGCGCAGGAAGCGATGCTCGCCCGGCTCAAGGGCGGGCCGCAGCGGCTCCGCGCCGTACGCCCCGAGCTCCCCTCCAAGCTCGACGCCATCATCGCGCGCGCGCTCGAGATCCGCCCTGACGACCGCTATGCCTCAATGAACGAGATGTCCGACGCGCTGGCCGGCGCGGGCAGCACCGGCGTGTTCGCGCGGATCTTCGGCCGCTAG